From Primulina huaijiensis isolate GDHJ02 chromosome 15, ASM1229523v2, whole genome shotgun sequence, one genomic window encodes:
- the LOC140959904 gene encoding zinc finger CCCH domain-containing protein 46-like, translated as MDPSEATKVLMSRIQSLDPENATKIIGVILIQGEGERDIIRLAQSSDTILLCCVDQVKICLGISPSSHSSNASNAVRPKNSFWLSSPRISIPSDGFHLSNPSSPAGVFPRISPRPASYASAVNGAYSFSGSSSLPLYGDEFGEELFGSGGGGVQVHQKIHDQNDSLADPRISPSGRSDSLILPFSEDFNSGVTSPHSNPFHRRSCSVNDASSFLANLEERGAGSGFGWTPCTYFARGFCKNGSSCKFLHSASGGADAIDVGSPCRNFSGLDEFLRMKAIQQQRFGLMASGGHSPYGCSKRVNFLNENQRSATAALMIGDNFQKTNRYLPERNDPFSMGVSFGANLSSRQIYLTFPADSTFKEEDVSVYFRNFGPVQDVRIPYQQKRMFGFVTFAFPETVKLILAKGNPHFVCDSRVLVKPYKEKGTIPDKKHQNIELGEYASLSPTELDLRERLDIPFGPRMLLNAQEMMLRRKMEKEAELQHALELQERRMANLRLMDLKNQPQMHNFFPVSAPRQSQLINQNILVSSNAIDQEVPRGDDGGDQQAANSQAVTADDWKLTGGTKLVINSDVQGANNQEHVEAYESDISESLEYTLPDNLFASPTKFASENRPVHFRPPDESSDFNSPP; from the exons ATGGATCCATCCGAGGCTACCAAAGTGTTGATGTCGAGAATTCAGAGTTTGGATCCGGAAAATGCTACGAAAATCATTGGTGTTATTCTGATACAAGGCGAAGGAGAGAGGGATATAATAAGATTAGCCCAGAGTTCTGATACCATTTTGTTGTGTTGTGTTGATCAAGTGAAGATTTGTTTGGGAATTAGTCCGAGTAGTCACTCTTCCAACGCTTCAAATGCCGTAAGGCCAAAGAATTCATTTTGGCTTAGTTCCCCAAGAATCTCGATACCAAGTGATGGATTCCATTTGAGTAACCCTTCTTCACCAGCGGGTGTTTTTCCAAGGATTAGCCCGAGGCCTGCCTCTTATGCTTCTGCAGTAAATGGCGCTTATAGTTTTTCGGGTTCGTCGAGTTTGCCTTTGTATGGAGATGAGTTTGGTGAAGAATTGTTCGGCAGCGGTGGTGGTGGAGTGCAGGTGCACCAGAAAATTCACGATCAGAATGATTCCTTGGCTGATCCAAGAATCAGCCCAAGTGGAAGGAGCGATTCTCTGATTCTCCCTTTTTCCGAGGACTTTAACAGCGGTGTTACTTCCCCTCACTCCAACCCATTTCACCGAAGGAGTTGTTCTGTGAATGATGCTTCTTCATTTCTTGCTAATCTCGAGGAACGAGGTGCTGGAAGTGGATTTGGGTGGACCCCTTGCACGTACTTTGCGAGGGGGTTTTGCAAGAATGGTAGTTCTTGCAAGTTCTTGCACAGTGCCAGTGGTGGTGCGGACGCTATTGATGTAGGGTCTCCATGCAGGAATTTTTCTGGGCTTGATGAGTTTTTGAGAATGAAGGCTATTCAGCAGCAGAGGTTCGGGCTCATGGCTTCCGGAGGCCACTCTCCTTATGGATGCAGCAAGCGTGTTAACTTTCTGAATGAAAATCAGAG ATCGGCCACCGCTGCGCTAATGATTGGAGATAATTTCCAAAAAACTAACCGGTATCTACCTGAGAGGAATGACCCGTTTTCAATGGGAGTCAGTTTTGGTGCAAATTTGAGTTCCCGACAGATTTACTTGACATTTCCTGCTGACAGTACATTTAAGGAGGAGGATGTATCTGTTTACTTTCG TAATTTTGGGCCAGTTCAAGATGTTAGGATACCTTATCAGCAAAAACGAATGTTTGGGTTTGTTACTTTCGCGTTCCCCGAGACTGTGAAGCTCATTTTGGCAAAAGGAAACCCTCATTTTGTTTGTGATTCTCGTGTTCTTGTGAAACCTTACAAAGAGAAAGGAACGATCCCTGACAA GAAACATCAGAACATTGAGTTAGGGGAATATGCTTCTCTAAGCCCTACGGAACTTGATTTGAGAGAGCGCCTCGATATCCCTTTTG GACCGAGAATGCTTCTCAATGCACAAGAGATGATGCTGAGAAGAAAAATGGAGAAGGAAGCTGAATTACAGCATGCTTTGGAACTCCAAGAAAGAAGGATGGCGAATTTACGCCTAATGGACCTAAAAAATCAGCCTCAAATGCATAATTTTTTTCCAGTTTCCGCTCCAAGACAGTCCCAATTGATAAATCAGAATATCCTTGTTTCTTCTAATGCAATTGATCAAGAGGTTCCCAGAG GTGATGATGGTGGTGACCAACAAGCAGCTAATTCTCAAGCCGTTACAGCTGATGATTGGAAGTTGACTGGAGGAACTAAATTGGTAATTAACAGTGATGTTCAAGGTGCCAATAACCAAGAGCATGTGGAGGCATATGAATCTGATATATCTGAAAG CTTGGAGTACACTCTTCCTGATAACTTATTTGCTTCGCCTACAAAATTCGCTTCAGAAAACCGACCAGTTCACTTCCGACCTCCAGATGAATCCTCCGACTTTAACTCTCCACCATAG